One part of the Leclercia sp. LSNIH1 genome encodes these proteins:
- the lpxP gene encoding kdo(2)-lipid IV(A) palmitoleoyltransferase, with protein MLSQCKFTRTLLHPRYWFTWFGLGVLWLLVQLPYPALRWLGASLGSLSRRFLKRRESIARRNLELCFPALSPEERDHLISENFKSIGMALLETGMAWFWPDSRVRKWFDVEGLENLQRAQAKNCGVMVIGVHFTSLELGGRVMGLCQPMMATYRPHNSALMEWVQTCGRMRSNKAMISRNNLRGLVSALKKGEAVWFAPDQDYGRNGSSFAPFFAVKEVATTNGTFVIHRLSKSVMLTVTMVRKDDKSGYRLFIMPEMENYPQEEAAAAAYINRVIESEIMRAPEQYLWVHRRFKTRPVGHASLYL; from the coding sequence ATCTTGTCTCAATGCAAATTCACGCGCACGCTTCTGCACCCGCGTTACTGGTTTACATGGTTTGGTCTGGGTGTCCTCTGGCTGCTCGTGCAACTTCCTTATCCGGCGCTACGCTGGCTCGGTGCCAGCCTCGGAAGTCTTTCGCGTCGTTTTCTGAAGCGCCGTGAATCTATCGCTCGCAGGAACCTCGAACTCTGTTTTCCGGCGCTCTCCCCTGAAGAGCGTGATCATCTCATTAGTGAAAATTTTAAATCTATCGGCATGGCGTTACTGGAAACGGGGATGGCCTGGTTCTGGCCGGACTCGCGGGTACGTAAGTGGTTTGACGTTGAAGGCCTGGAAAATTTGCAGCGCGCGCAGGCAAAAAACTGCGGGGTGATGGTGATCGGCGTTCACTTTACGTCGCTGGAGCTGGGTGGCCGGGTGATGGGGTTGTGCCAGCCGATGATGGCCACTTATCGTCCACATAATAGCGCCCTGATGGAGTGGGTGCAGACGTGCGGGCGCATGCGTTCAAATAAGGCGATGATCAGCCGCAATAATTTACGCGGGCTGGTCAGCGCCCTGAAAAAAGGCGAAGCGGTCTGGTTTGCTCCGGACCAGGACTATGGCCGCAATGGCAGCAGCTTCGCCCCCTTCTTCGCGGTAAAGGAGGTGGCCACCACTAACGGCACATTTGTGATTCACCGTCTTTCAAAGTCGGTGATGCTGACGGTCACCATGGTCAGAAAAGACGATAAAAGCGGTTATCGCCTGTTTATCATGCCGGAGATGGAGAACTATCCTCAGGAAGAGGCGGCCGCCGCGGCTTACATCAACAGGGTGATCGAGAGCGAGATCATGCGTGCGCCGGAACAGTATTTATGGGTGCATCGCCGTTTTAAAACGCGTCCTGTGGGGCACGCTTCCCTCTATCTTTAA